A window of Nicotiana tabacum cultivar K326 chromosome 24, ASM71507v2, whole genome shotgun sequence contains these coding sequences:
- the LOC107760745 gene encoding la-related protein 6B-like, with translation MALEDDTLFLDSLNSPSATSSSASLDLDHPFEYSSTTPSSSSPSQPLSLPRNSSLTKLNARAAAFIPRSSSSPSLSSAMLAKSSSSPSLASLSHSVSRADSHQPGNGIGPGPVIPQNGQTVVHVIATPAATFHQITTHVPGVQNYIYASQLPVQYPYGGIGRGFVDHGGMPTVVVIGADSDLNTAGLSEEACQKIVNQVEFYFSDINLATTDHLIRIMFKDPEGYVPMSVVASFKKIKALTSSHAQVAKILRTSTKLVVSEDGKKVRRQFPLSEMDLEELQSRIVVAENLPEDHCHQNLMKIFSAVGSVKMIRTCQPQSSNGGASSASRTGKSDSTLYSTKLHAFVEYESIELAEKAVMELNDENNWRNGLKLRILNRCTGKCGQNRGKKVGHESELNLKEEDAFGSEASEKHNEDLWHHFDTHLSDLAEEHGSDGQRKGLNRSWIKGQGQGQGRGRLQFHQNNRGGHLGGAPTSTMRRAHSVGSALSNFNRVSLAGHPSMLSEQSTPAKQASVPRMPDGTRGFSMGRGKPVAIKTV, from the exons atggctttAGAAGATGATACATTATTTCTTGATTCCCTGAATTCACCATCAGCTACGTCTTCATCAGCATCGCTTGATCTTGACCATCCATTTGAATATTCATCAACaacaccttcttcttcttctccatctcaGCCGTTGTCTTTGCCTAGGAACTCTTCTTTAACCAAACTTAACGCACGTGCAGCTGCATTCATTCCACGTAGCTCGTCTTCGCCTTCGTTGTCATCCGCCATGTTGGCGAAATCGTCCTCGTCGCCATCATTGGCGTCGCTTTCTCATTCTGTATCCCGAGCTGATTCACATCAGCCCGGGAATGGGATCGGGCCTGGGCCCGTGATCCCGCAAAATGGACAGACGGTCGTGCATGTTATTGCTACGCCCGCTGCGACTTTTCATCAGATCACGACACATGTACCTGGTGTCCAGAATTACATATATGCATCTCAATTACCTGTGCAATATCCATATGGAGGAATTGGTAGAGGATTTGTTGATCATGGGGGTATGCCAACGGTGGTGGTTATTGGTGCTGATTCTGATTTGAATACTGCAGGGTTAAGTGAAGAAGCTTGTCAAAAAATTGTTAATCAG GTGGAGTTTTATTTTAGCGATATAAATCTCGCAACAACTGATCATTTAATAAGGATTATGTTCAAGGATCCAGAAGGATATG TACCAATGTCTGTGGTTGCATCATTCAAGAAGATTAAAGCTCTCACAAGTAGTCATGCCCAGGTTGCGAAAATTCTGCGGACCTCAACAAAGCTT GTGGTGAGTGAAGATGGAAAGAAGGTTAGACGCCAATTTCCGCTGAGTGAAATGGACTTGGAAGAGCTGCAA TCTCGCATAGTGGTTGCTGAGAATTTACCCGAGGATCACTGCCACCAGAACCTCATGAAGATTTTCTCAGCAGTTGGAAG TGTAAAAATGATTCGGACATGCCAACCTCAGTCTTCCAACGGTGGGGCTTCTTCAGCATCTAGAACTGGAAAATCAGATAGCACACTGTATAGTACCAAG TTGCATGCATTTGTGGAATACGAATCAATTGAATTGGCTGAGAAGGCG GTTATGGAGCTAAACGATGAGAATAACTGGCGAAATGGTCTGAAACTTCGTATACTGAACAGGTGCACG GGAAAATGTGGTCAAAATCGAGGGAAGAAAGTCGGTCATGAGAGTGAGCTCAACTTGAAGGAAGAAGATGCTTTCGGATCAGAGGCCAGCGAGAAACATAATGAAGACTTATGGCACCACTTTGATACTCACTTGAGTGACCTTGCA GAGGAGCATGGCAGTGACGGGCAGAGGAAAGGGCTCAATCGCAGTTGGATTAAGGGACAGGGTCAGGGTCAGGGACGTGGACGTCTCCAGTTTCATCAGAACAATCGCGGAGGTCATTTAGGCGGGGCTCCCACGTCAACTATGAGGCGTGCACACAGTGTGGGAAGTGCACTGTCAAACTTTAATCGTGTTAGTCTAGCAGGGCATCCCTCGATGCTCTCTGAGCAGTCAACACCAGCCAAACAAGCTTCCGTTCCTCGCATGCCAGATGGTACTAGGGGATTTTCCATGGGTCGAGGTAAACCAGTTGCTATTAAAACAGTATAA